The following proteins come from a genomic window of Pirellula staleyi DSM 6068:
- a CDS encoding serine/threonine-protein kinase translates to MTVREAKPGTYKPKCAKCGQSFALRVHDDPAKPWSTAKLAPPAAVEQTLPPTSAAKTVAEPSSPPSVPRAAEATLPPPSPPRASSPQAVEATLPPSQPTASPLADPNATADFAANLTRPQRAIEATEAHTAAAVASSTSPRHEQPLQPINSGTKLPGYELLGELGRGAMGAVYKARQLSLDRLVALKVIQPQWASNPTFIARFTREAYAAAQLSHHNVVQIYDLGSSSGSHFFSMEFVPGDSLDHVVKSQGNLDAEVAIGYVLQAARGLQFAHQHGMVHRDVKPANLLLSERGVVKVADLGLVKTPQAAEQEVALEQEQAEAAAAAKLAENAAAKSSSARTVVGQSATARSLTGTDVTMVNVAMGTPAYMAPEQAINAAGVDHRADIYSLGCTLYVLLTGRPPFEGATANEVITKHKSEPIVRPDAIIKRLDKRLSDIVVRMVAKRPEDRYPSLAEVIQDLEAYLGIQSTGPFSPREEQVTLLEQSVKQFGEAKFAKIRSLAILSVTAGFTALGLGISFWSLNLGLGLMLVPVMAALVYFAVSGFLQRTFLFDKARLWLSTTRTSDWLTWGAGGLVALVVLMLLGWLITWMVLLPIAVGLAVALYFAIDRPLAQEREAALAPLHGLLKSFRLKGVEEDSLRQFVARYSGEQWEELFESLFGYEAKIAARERFGRTEQGKRRSKFRAWRDPLIAWIDRRVTRLREERDRKHLQIVEEKGLEAQGIDPLQARRQAKRMAEALVDEAAEVRAAAVQPSAQTVADPAAEAIKKRARIKAMLHAARQGSYEGRSSKLTSTALSPLAFLFGGKVRFILGTCLLLGFALWAQQNGLFSNVEQIASDIANKTPADVKASLQNGMQIPDTSSTTPLPIPLIGPMVSSYNAAVAGLLLMVLGMFGGWRMSLFAIPAAAVMLVGALYLPDLGLPGGPATLALAIGVPIAVLGFFFGGSES, encoded by the coding sequence ATGACGGTGCGCGAAGCGAAGCCTGGCACCTACAAGCCAAAATGCGCTAAGTGTGGTCAGTCGTTCGCGCTGCGCGTGCACGACGATCCCGCGAAACCGTGGAGCACCGCCAAGCTCGCTCCGCCCGCCGCTGTCGAGCAAACGCTCCCACCCACTTCGGCCGCGAAGACCGTTGCAGAACCATCGTCACCTCCGTCCGTGCCGCGCGCCGCCGAGGCCACGCTTCCCCCTCCGTCACCGCCACGCGCTTCATCTCCGCAAGCTGTCGAGGCGACGCTTCCCCCATCGCAGCCGACCGCTAGTCCGCTTGCCGATCCTAACGCGACAGCCGACTTTGCCGCTAACCTCACGCGCCCTCAGCGCGCCATCGAAGCGACCGAAGCCCACACCGCCGCCGCAGTTGCCAGCAGCACCAGCCCGCGTCACGAGCAACCGCTGCAACCCATCAACTCCGGTACAAAACTTCCGGGCTACGAGCTGCTAGGCGAACTCGGACGTGGCGCGATGGGAGCAGTTTACAAAGCACGTCAGCTATCGCTTGATCGACTCGTCGCGCTGAAAGTGATTCAGCCGCAGTGGGCCAGCAACCCAACGTTCATTGCCCGCTTCACGCGTGAAGCCTATGCCGCCGCGCAGCTGTCGCATCACAACGTGGTGCAGATTTACGATCTCGGTTCGTCGTCGGGTTCGCACTTCTTCAGCATGGAATTTGTGCCGGGAGATTCGCTCGATCACGTCGTCAAATCGCAAGGGAATCTCGATGCCGAAGTCGCGATTGGCTACGTGCTGCAGGCTGCTCGCGGTTTGCAGTTTGCGCATCAGCATGGAATGGTTCACCGCGATGTGAAGCCAGCCAATTTGCTTCTCAGCGAGCGCGGTGTCGTGAAGGTGGCCGACCTGGGGCTCGTGAAAACGCCGCAAGCTGCCGAGCAAGAGGTGGCGCTCGAACAAGAGCAAGCCGAAGCTGCAGCCGCTGCAAAACTGGCCGAGAATGCTGCCGCCAAATCATCGAGCGCGCGAACCGTCGTCGGTCAATCCGCCACCGCGCGGAGCCTCACCGGCACCGATGTCACGATGGTGAATGTCGCCATGGGAACGCCAGCCTACATGGCCCCCGAACAAGCGATTAACGCCGCTGGTGTCGATCATCGGGCCGATATCTACTCGCTCGGCTGTACCCTCTACGTCCTGCTCACCGGACGCCCCCCGTTTGAAGGTGCAACGGCCAATGAAGTGATCACCAAGCACAAGTCGGAACCGATCGTTCGCCCCGATGCGATCATCAAGCGACTCGATAAGCGACTCTCCGATATCGTCGTGCGGATGGTCGCTAAGCGACCTGAAGATCGCTACCCGAGCCTAGCCGAAGTGATACAAGACCTCGAGGCCTATCTCGGCATTCAATCGACCGGACCCTTCTCGCCGCGCGAAGAGCAGGTCACTTTGCTCGAGCAATCGGTGAAGCAATTTGGTGAAGCGAAGTTTGCCAAGATTCGCTCGCTCGCCATCCTCTCGGTCACCGCTGGCTTCACAGCGCTCGGACTTGGCATTTCGTTTTGGAGCCTGAATCTCGGGCTCGGATTGATGCTCGTCCCGGTGATGGCGGCGCTTGTCTACTTCGCAGTCAGCGGCTTTCTGCAGCGTACGTTCTTGTTCGATAAAGCTCGTCTCTGGCTCTCCACCACACGCACCAGCGACTGGCTCACCTGGGGAGCAGGTGGCCTCGTTGCGCTTGTGGTGCTGATGCTGCTCGGCTGGCTCATCACTTGGATGGTGCTGCTGCCGATAGCCGTCGGACTCGCCGTCGCACTCTACTTCGCCATCGATCGCCCGCTTGCGCAAGAGCGCGAAGCGGCGCTGGCGCCACTGCATGGTTTGCTAAAAAGCTTTCGCTTGAAAGGGGTCGAGGAAGACTCGCTACGCCAGTTCGTCGCCCGCTATTCCGGTGAGCAGTGGGAAGAGCTGTTCGAGTCCCTCTTTGGTTACGAAGCAAAAATCGCTGCCCGCGAGCGCTTCGGCCGCACCGAGCAAGGAAAGCGCCGCTCCAAGTTCCGTGCCTGGCGCGACCCCCTCATCGCCTGGATCGACCGACGCGTCACTCGCCTGCGGGAAGAGCGCGATCGAAAACATCTGCAAATCGTCGAAGAAAAAGGGCTTGAAGCCCAAGGGATCGACCCACTGCAAGCGCGACGCCAAGCCAAGCGGATGGCCGAGGCGCTCGTCGATGAAGCTGCCGAAGTGCGCGCTGCTGCAGTTCAGCCCTCGGCCCAAACGGTGGCCGATCCGGCGGCTGAAGCGATCAAAAAGCGGGCTCGCATCAAAGCGATGCTGCACGCCGCCCGACAAGGTTCCTACGAAGGTCGCAGCTCAAAACTCACCAGCACCGCCCTCTCGCCGCTGGCGTTCCTGTTCGGCGGCAAAGTGCGATTCATCCTCGGCACTTGTTTACTGCTCGGATTTGCCCTCTGGGCCCAGCAAAACGGACTCTTTTCGAACGTCGAGCAGATTGCCTCCGACATCGCTAACAAAACTCCCGCCGATGTGAAGGCGTCGCTACAAAACGGCATGCAAATCCCCGATACCAGCAGCACCACGCCACTGCCGATCCCACTGATCGGTCCCATGGTCAGCAGCTACAACGCGGCGGTCGCGGGACTTCTGCTGATGGTGCTCGGCATGTTCGGCGGCTGGCGCATGAGCCTCTTCGCCATCCCAGCGGCAGCGGTGATGCTCGTCGGCGCACTCTACCTTCCCGATCTCGGACTACCAGGAGGACCCGCAACACTCGCGCTGGCGATTGGGGTTCCGATCGCGGTCCTAGGCTTCTTCTTCGGCGGTAGTGAATCGTAG